The proteins below come from a single Staphylococcus sp. MI 10-1553 genomic window:
- a CDS encoding DUF1430 domain-containing protein encodes MNEEMEFAKRYHQMFIYSEQHEQALLMNQNVLYEPSQTNYTPDEGNVLFVNQNFVDFFKSQLRDLPNLEDRPGQIELYLPSQAKNEASAIRADFQDWVNYQLPNPESKTKVQVTQLKNPYEIYAFDVRTGLSTVYLKSPAILMLNAKDLTDDFYYSTLSQGELIFKNYENIVRNIDRFNLKDDVQGVTNYKDSVMKMYREAQTKWMVYSFSSAIAMAVLCIVTLLDVLHYFEQHRQWLLMRKMFGFRRWQNYRNYIILSGLFTALIGAFLFEKTQNSNVLWIFGVILLFQFVIQWTYIHYLEKQFNVLIREV; translated from the coding sequence ATGAACGAAGAGATGGAATTTGCGAAACGATATCATCAAATGTTTATATACAGTGAGCAACATGAACAAGCATTATTGATGAATCAAAATGTATTGTATGAACCAAGTCAAACAAATTATACGCCAGACGAAGGAAATGTGCTGTTTGTCAATCAAAACTTTGTTGATTTTTTTAAGTCTCAATTACGAGATTTACCGAATTTAGAAGACCGACCTGGACAAATAGAGTTGTATTTACCTTCTCAAGCTAAAAATGAAGCCTCAGCCATACGTGCAGATTTTCAGGATTGGGTGAACTATCAACTTCCAAATCCAGAATCAAAGACAAAGGTGCAAGTGACGCAGTTGAAAAATCCTTACGAAATTTATGCCTTCGATGTGCGCACTGGATTATCTACAGTCTATTTGAAATCCCCTGCGATTTTAATGTTAAATGCCAAAGACTTAACGGATGATTTTTATTATTCCACATTATCACAAGGTGAATTGATTTTTAAAAATTATGAAAATATTGTCCGTAATATCGACCGCTTTAATTTGAAGGATGACGTGCAAGGTGTAACCAATTATAAAGACAGCGTTATGAAAATGTATCGAGAAGCACAAACGAAATGGATGGTGTATAGCTTTTCTAGCGCAATCGCTATGGCAGTCTTGTGTATCGTCACGTTATTAGATGTATTGCATTACTTTGAACAGCACCGTCAATGGTTGCTCATGCGAAAAATGTTTGGCTTCAGACGTTGGCAAAACTATCGCAACTATATCATATTAAGTGGTTTATTTACTGCTCTTATTGGCGCGTTCTTATTTGAAAAGACACAAAATAGCAATGTGCTATGGATATTTGGCGTGATTTTGCTGTTTCAATTCGTCATTCAATGGACTTACATCCATTATTTAGAAAAACAATTTAATGTATTAATTAGGGAGGTGTAG
- the gatD gene encoding lipid II isoglutaminyl synthase subunit GatD: MHELTVYHFMPDKLNLYSDIGNIMALKYRAKQRGIHLNVVDVNDTENVDLSKADIFFIGGGSDREQSLATESLRKIKTELKAAIEDGLPGLTVCGGYQFLGEKYITPDGQELEGLHILDFYTESKKERLTGDIVIESDTFGTIVGFENHGGRTYHDYDTLGTVTHGYGNNDTDFKEGIHYKNLLGTYLHGPILPKNHEMTDYLLKAAAERKGIPFEPLHIDNAEEEQAKQVLVDRARKNKS; this comes from the coding sequence ATGCATGAACTCACTGTCTATCATTTTATGCCAGACAAACTCAATTTATATAGTGATATTGGCAACATTATGGCGTTGAAATATCGTGCCAAACAGCGTGGGATTCATCTTAACGTTGTCGATGTGAATGATACTGAAAATGTCGACCTTTCTAAAGCGGATATTTTCTTCATCGGTGGTGGAAGTGACCGTGAACAAAGTTTGGCTACGGAGTCATTGCGCAAAATTAAAACGGAATTGAAAGCAGCGATAGAAGATGGGTTACCTGGCCTCACAGTTTGTGGAGGGTACCAGTTTTTAGGTGAAAAATATATTACACCTGATGGCCAAGAACTCGAAGGCTTACACATTTTAGACTTTTATACAGAATCTAAAAAAGAACGTTTAACAGGTGATATCGTTATCGAAAGTGATACATTTGGAACTATCGTTGGTTTTGAAAATCATGGGGGCCGCACGTATCATGATTACGACACATTAGGTACTGTGACACACGGTTATGGTAATAATGATACTGACTTTAAAGAGGGTATTCATTATAAAAACTTGTTAGGGACGTATTTGCACGGTCCGATTTTACCGAAAAACCATGAGATGACGGACTATTTATTGAAAGCTGCTGCAGAACGAAAAGGCATTCCGTTCGAGCCACTCCATATTGATAATGCGGAAGAAGAACAAGCTAAACAAGTATTAGTAGACCGAGCGCGAAAAAATAAAAGCTAA
- a CDS encoding cupin domain-containing protein: MADLCGTEKRDLHGPVNRVFMVLLARRMQPEHKHKNKQIGVCIGGEYDMFIENEKCHMKFGQVYFCESRETHSAVNNENTNSKSINIFMPPRYNRIEKDK, translated from the coding sequence ATGGCCGATTTATGTGGTACTGAAAAACGCGATTTACATGGTCCCGTAAATCGCGTTTTTATGGTTCTATTAGCGCGTCGTATGCAGCCTGAACACAAACATAAGAATAAGCAAATAGGAGTGTGTATTGGTGGTGAATATGACATGTTTATAGAAAATGAAAAATGTCATATGAAGTTTGGGCAGGTATATTTCTGCGAATCTAGGGAAACGCATAGTGCTGTAAATAATGAAAATACTAATTCAAAATCAATTAATATTTTTATGCCTCCAAGATATAATCGAATTGAGAAGGATAAATAG
- a CDS encoding YxeA family protein has protein sequence MKKLILVAFAIIVVAVGLFLAFARIPYVDYFNPFLKKETSYAVVPLGTQTYVDIQAYDESGEPLKYRLNFGGYDAQSDHVKVIHKGKYVFEIEYIHDLSKWPKEVKVTE, from the coding sequence GTGAAGAAACTTATTTTAGTTGCGTTTGCTATTATTGTAGTGGCAGTGGGGTTATTTTTAGCTTTTGCACGTATTCCCTATGTCGATTATTTTAATCCCTTTCTTAAAAAAGAGACCTCTTATGCAGTAGTGCCATTGGGAACACAAACATATGTGGATATTCAAGCATATGATGAATCGGGCGAACCACTCAAATATCGTTTGAATTTCGGTGGATATGATGCCCAGTCTGATCATGTAAAAGTGATTCACAAAGGTAAATACGTCTTTGAAATCGAATATATTCATGACCTTTCAAAATGGCCTAAAGAGGTGAAAGTGACAGAATGA
- a CDS encoding ferritin, producing MLNEKLLNALNRQMNHEFFAAHAYMAMASYCDYHSYEGFANFYIQQAKEERFHGQKIYDYINDRGEKAVFSQVDAPKVEFNSILETFEDGLKQEQDVTHRFYDLSEIAHEHKDYATISFLNWFLDEQVEEESMFETHIDYLKRIGDDSNALYLYEKELAARKFEVEA from the coding sequence ATGTTAAATGAAAAATTATTAAATGCATTAAATCGTCAAATGAACCATGAATTTTTTGCAGCACATGCTTATATGGCGATGGCTTCTTACTGTGATTATCATTCGTACGAGGGATTTGCGAATTTTTACATCCAACAGGCAAAAGAAGAACGTTTTCATGGTCAAAAAATTTATGATTACATTAATGACCGTGGTGAAAAAGCTGTGTTTAGTCAGGTTGATGCACCAAAAGTCGAGTTCAACAGTATTCTTGAAACATTTGAAGATGGTTTAAAACAAGAACAAGACGTGACACATCGCTTTTATGATTTATCCGAAATTGCACATGAACATAAAGATTATGCGACGATTTCATTTTTAAATTGGTTTCTAGATGAACAAGTTGAAGAAGAATCAATGTTTGAAACACACATCGATTATTTAAAACGTATTGGTGATGATTCAAATGCGCTTTATCTTTATGAAAAAGAATTAGCGGCACGTAAATTTGAAGTTGAAGCATAA
- a CDS encoding metalloprotease family protein: MYKIDLFQNQQIMKRFLLLQFIVILAFIVLSYKWSMTAVSLQEQHLFTNILIGVLGFFVVVLCHEGIKMMLLKMMSVQLRTYQVKNGVLLTVLPHYYFNRMTFSTIMLMPIALVGMLLFIVFINMPYTSIIFTFAIYMGYSLLSLYLVFIALKDKKAQYFEMTEAGLVIYRKKPSEHSA; the protein is encoded by the coding sequence ATGTATAAAATTGATCTATTTCAAAATCAACAGATCATGAAACGTTTTTTATTACTTCAATTTATTGTCATTCTTGCGTTTATTGTATTAAGTTATAAATGGTCGATGACGGCAGTTTCATTACAAGAACAACACCTTTTTACGAATATCTTAATAGGGGTATTAGGATTTTTTGTGGTGGTGTTATGTCATGAAGGTATAAAGATGATGTTGCTTAAAATGATGTCAGTCCAGTTACGCACATATCAAGTGAAAAACGGTGTCTTATTAACAGTTTTACCGCATTATTACTTCAACCGTATGACATTTTCGACCATCATGTTAATGCCCATTGCCTTAGTAGGGATGTTGTTATTTATTGTTTTTATTAATATGCCATACACGTCGATTATTTTTACGTTTGCGATTTATATGGGATATAGCCTATTGTCGTTATACTTAGTCTTTATAGCGTTAAAAGATAAAAAAGCACAATATTTTGAAATGACTGAAGCAGGTTTAGTGATTTATCGAAAAAAACCATCAGAACATTCAGCGTAA
- a CDS encoding SDR family oxidoreductase has product MAKELLNKGENVIIVSRNSKSITCNTFCEDSNILLLNYDMSEIDSGFKIKDFLISNNIQIKSLVNCLPGSQSNRIEDFEKKHLISAIESKLYPYIHMVLLLKDSFWGSGSVVNIIGTNWKHPDSNMFINSMVNSAIVNATKNLVVELAEYNVVINNIHPGFVKTERFGMYIEHHSRINNLTEDETINIIKNKIPLKQIGKTEELAKLAVFLIESKYITGQNINFDGSYNNSL; this is encoded by the coding sequence ATTGCTAAAGAACTATTAAATAAAGGTGAGAATGTAATAATTGTTTCTAGGAATTCTAAATCCATAACATGTAATACATTTTGCGAAGATAGCAATATTTTGTTACTTAATTATGATATGAGTGAAATTGATAGTGGGTTTAAGATAAAAGACTTTTTAATCAGTAATAATATTCAAATTAAATCACTTGTAAATTGCTTGCCGGGATCACAAAGTAATAGAATTGAAGATTTTGAAAAGAAACACTTGATAAGCGCAATAGAATCTAAATTATATCCATATATTCATATGGTCTTATTGCTAAAGGACTCTTTTTGGGGTAGCGGAAGTGTAGTTAATATTATAGGAACAAATTGGAAACATCCTGATTCAAATATGTTTATAAATAGTATGGTTAACTCGGCTATCGTTAATGCTACAAAAAATTTAGTTGTAGAATTAGCAGAATATAATGTGGTAATTAATAATATACATCCTGGATTTGTGAAAACAGAAAGATTTGGTATGTATATCGAGCATCATTCACGTATAAATAATTTAACTGAAGATGAAACAATTAATATTATAAAAAATAAAATTCCTTTAAAACAGATAGGGAAGACAGAGGAATTAGCCAAGTTAGCAGTTTTTTTAATAGAGAGTAAATATATTACCGGTCAAAATATTAATTTTGATGGAAGTTATAATAATTCACTATGA
- a CDS encoding prephenate dehydratase domain-containing protein, with protein MKENEKYIIATLGPMGSSSYYVANKLQKVKEIILFDTFEEASDALLDNKCDKLLVPHAYPNINNFYMNPKLRVIKTFIEKTPVYGIATRLSNKNDDISKIVTHTAPVPLLDYYNVHYNGQLVLANSTSEAAKLVANKTYDYCITNEEALNRYNLRNYACENNALTVP; from the coding sequence ATGAAAGAGAATGAAAAATATATAATTGCAACTTTAGGCCCTATGGGAAGTAGTTCGTATTATGTAGCTAATAAGTTACAAAAAGTGAAGGAGATTATCTTATTTGACACCTTTGAAGAGGCGTCTGATGCGTTATTAGATAACAAATGTGACAAATTATTAGTTCCACATGCTTATCCAAATATAAATAATTTTTATATGAATCCGAAACTTAGAGTAATTAAAACTTTTATTGAAAAAACTCCTGTTTATGGAATTGCTACTAGACTATCTAATAAGAATGACGATATAAGTAAAATAGTTACACATACTGCCCCCGTACCTTTACTAGACTATTACAATGTTCATTACAATGGCCAATTAGTACTAGCAAATTCAACAAGTGAAGCTGCTAAATTAGTAGCAAATAAAACTTATGATTATTGTATAACAAATGAAGAAGCATTGAATAGATATAATTTGAGGAACTATGCCTGTGAAAACAACGCTCTAACAGTACCATAA
- the dinB gene encoding DNA polymerase IV, whose amino-acid sequence MKERRIIHIDMDFFFAQVEVRDHPNLRGKPVIVGGKASGRGVVSTASYEARAFGVHSAMPMARAHQLCPNGYYVTPRFEVYKEASQQIMEIFKSYTELVEPLSLDEAYLDITELVRPDLPASKIAQYIRRDIYDKTQLTASAGVSYNKFLAKLASGMNKPNGLTVIDYQNVHDILMQLDIGAFPGIGKASKEKMHAKGIYNGQDLYEKSERELVNLFGKRGHQLFQRVRGYDDREVDAERIRKTVGAERTFSLDTNDDEEILQRIEMLSDIIAQRLEKMNQAGHTITVKIKTHRFENFSKQHSLITPVRDADEIYQIAYELYYELKEAEVPIRLVGVTVGGLQDAFFRNMTIYDFL is encoded by the coding sequence GTGAAAGAACGGCGTATTATTCATATTGATATGGATTTTTTCTTTGCACAAGTCGAAGTGAGAGATCATCCGAATTTACGTGGTAAGCCTGTCATTGTTGGTGGTAAAGCAAGTGGCCGTGGTGTTGTATCTACAGCATCTTATGAAGCGCGCGCTTTTGGAGTCCATTCGGCAATGCCCATGGCGCGTGCACATCAACTTTGCCCTAATGGTTATTATGTGACGCCACGCTTTGAAGTGTATAAAGAAGCCTCACAACAAATTATGGAAATATTTAAAAGTTATACAGAACTGGTTGAGCCGCTTTCACTTGATGAAGCCTATCTGGACATCACTGAACTCGTACGTCCAGATCTCCCAGCTTCAAAAATTGCCCAATATATTCGTCGTGATATTTACGATAAGACACAACTAACAGCAAGCGCAGGGGTGTCCTACAATAAATTTTTAGCAAAACTTGCAAGTGGGATGAACAAGCCAAATGGGCTGACGGTAATTGATTACCAAAATGTGCATGACATATTAATGCAACTCGATATTGGAGCTTTTCCAGGTATTGGCAAAGCGTCTAAAGAAAAAATGCATGCGAAAGGGATTTATAACGGTCAAGACTTGTATGAAAAGTCCGAACGAGAACTGGTCAATTTGTTCGGTAAACGAGGACATCAGCTATTTCAACGTGTACGTGGCTATGATGACAGAGAAGTGGACGCCGAAAGAATTCGCAAAACTGTAGGTGCTGAACGTACATTTTCACTCGATACAAACGATGATGAAGAGATTTTACAAAGAATTGAAATGTTAAGTGATATAATTGCACAGCGTCTCGAAAAAATGAACCAGGCAGGACACACGATCACTGTTAAAATTAAAACGCATCGTTTCGAAAATTTTTCTAAGCAACACAGTTTAATAACACCGGTTAGAGATGCAGATGAAATATATCAAATTGCGTATGAATTGTATTATGAATTAAAAGAAGCAGAAGTCCCGATTCGTTTAGTTGGTGTGACGGTAGGTGGTTTGCAAGATGCCTTTTTTAGAAATATGACGATATATGACTTTTTATAA
- the istA gene encoding IS21 family transposase, whose product MPNYLEIIRLHELSFSQRKICESVGSGRTLVKRTIDIAKENQLSYQILRNWDIGRISDMFDVRKNQSKMKFKDNDFTMPDYKELSKSLSQPGVTMKLLWEEYVHACRLNNRAYYQLTQFRKYFNEYLSKQSFSEIIRHKAGERVEVDWAGSKIRWIDPTTGEVIYGYLFVAVLPFSGYAFAYGCTDMKQENWINAHVEMFNYFRGVPTLLVSDNLKTGVIKNSKTGIILNRSYEDLATHFRTIIMPTRVRKPKDKATVENTVKQLTTYIIAKMRNYQCFSIEQYNNLLLAELEKFNKKPFQKKKGSRFSLFEEHERSALQSLPACKYEFCEYKTAKVFANSHITYKKHNYSVPHQYIGDTVQLKISKNTIKIYKNETLLCEHSTLYKHPGGYTSINDHFPTNSSTHGEWNSKRYLKWASRIGPNTRIVVEKMFEEGPEQRHYKRVHSLLKLADKYTDRTLDNACLISLEKSMNPGFNLIKNILSSGAFQLNSNSGNAPEQSFLRGANYYDK is encoded by the coding sequence ATGCCTAATTATTTAGAAATTATTAGACTACATGAGTTGTCATTTAGTCAAAGGAAGATTTGTGAAAGCGTGGGTTCAGGTAGGACTTTGGTAAAACGAACAATTGATATTGCTAAGGAAAATCAATTATCGTATCAGATATTAAGAAATTGGGACATAGGAAGAATATCAGATATGTTTGATGTTAGAAAAAATCAATCAAAAATGAAATTTAAAGATAATGATTTTACGATGCCTGACTATAAAGAGCTTTCAAAATCATTATCCCAACCTGGTGTTACTATGAAATTACTTTGGGAGGAGTATGTGCATGCTTGTCGTTTAAATAATAGGGCTTACTATCAATTAACTCAGTTCAGAAAGTACTTTAATGAATACTTATCAAAACAATCTTTTTCAGAAATAATTCGTCATAAAGCTGGAGAAAGAGTTGAAGTTGATTGGGCTGGTTCTAAAATCCGTTGGATTGATCCTACAACAGGTGAAGTTATTTATGGGTATTTGTTCGTTGCTGTCTTACCTTTCAGTGGATATGCATTCGCCTATGGTTGTACCGATATGAAACAAGAAAATTGGATAAATGCACATGTGGAAATGTTTAATTATTTTAGAGGTGTTCCTACTTTACTTGTATCAGATAACTTAAAAACAGGAGTGATTAAAAACTCAAAAACAGGTATCATACTTAACCGTAGTTATGAGGATTTAGCCACTCACTTTAGAACAATCATAATGCCAACACGCGTTCGTAAACCAAAAGATAAAGCTACAGTAGAAAATACTGTTAAGCAATTAACAACTTATATCATTGCCAAGATGAGAAACTATCAATGTTTCAGTATAGAACAATATAACAATCTCCTGCTAGCAGAATTAGAGAAATTCAATAAGAAACCTTTTCAAAAGAAAAAAGGATCTAGATTTTCCTTGTTCGAAGAACATGAACGCAGTGCACTTCAGAGTTTACCAGCCTGTAAATATGAATTCTGTGAGTATAAAACAGCTAAAGTTTTTGCTAACTCACATATAACATATAAGAAGCATAACTATTCTGTTCCTCATCAATATATTGGCGATACTGTTCAACTTAAAATTTCAAAAAATACTATTAAGATATATAAAAATGAAACATTATTATGCGAACATTCAACTCTATATAAACATCCTGGTGGCTATACTTCTATTAACGACCACTTTCCTACTAATAGTAGCACACATGGTGAGTGGAACAGTAAGAGATATTTAAAATGGGCATCTAGAATCGGACCTAATACAAGAATTGTTGTGGAGAAAATGTTCGAGGAAGGTCCTGAGCAGCGTCACTATAAAAGAGTTCATTCCTTATTAAAATTGGCAGACAAATATACAGATCGCACTCTGGATAATGCCTGCCTAATCTCCTTAGAGAAATCAATGAATCCTGGATTTAACTTAATAAAAAATATATTATCAAGTGGAGCTTTCCAATTAAATTCTAACAGCGGTAATGCTCCTGAACAATCATTTTTAAGAGGAGCTAATTACTATGATAAATAA
- a CDS encoding 3'-5' exonuclease, producing the protein MVKNSFVALDFETANYKRTSICSVGMVKVIDNEIVETFYTLVNPNDFFGLRHTEIHGIHAHDVKHSPDFAYVYPYMMQFIGDLPVVAHNAAFDMSVLHASIQAEKLITPPMTYFCSYQLAKRTVSARRHGLKHLMSYFKLNFHGHHDALNDAKACAMITYRLLKHYPSLENVLQVYGKQLTDKDIL; encoded by the coding sequence ATGGTAAAAAATAGTTTTGTCGCTCTCGATTTTGAAACTGCCAACTATAAACGAACGAGTATTTGCTCAGTCGGTATGGTTAAAGTCATTGACAATGAGATTGTAGAAACTTTTTATACATTAGTGAATCCTAATGACTTTTTTGGATTACGTCATACTGAAATCCACGGTATACATGCACATGATGTAAAACATTCGCCAGATTTTGCGTATGTTTATCCTTATATGATGCAATTTATAGGTGACTTACCAGTTGTTGCACATAATGCTGCCTTTGATATGTCAGTCTTGCACGCCAGCATCCAAGCAGAAAAGCTCATCACACCACCAATGACTTACTTTTGTTCATACCAACTCGCGAAACGTACTGTATCTGCACGTCGTCACGGTTTAAAACATTTGATGTCTTATTTCAAACTTAATTTTCATGGCCATCATGATGCTTTAAATGATGCGAAAGCCTGTGCAATGATTACGTATCGTTTGCTGAAACACTATCCTAGTCTTGAAAATGTACTCCAAGTTTATGGCAAACAACTGACTGATAAAGATATTTTATAA
- a CDS encoding lactococcin 972 family bacteriocin codes for MELWVGSEYVWSYYSQNHRYHSSTAIGKYESESGFTEPREEAKPSAEKRWWWSNESYYNVY; via the coding sequence ATGGAGTTATGGGTAGGAAGCGAGTATGTTTGGTCATATTATAGCCAAAACCATAGATATCATAGTTCGACCGCAATAGGGAAGTATGAATCAGAAAGTGGATTTACTGAACCTAGAGAAGAAGCTAAACCATCGGCAGAAAAACGATGGTGGTGGAGTAATGAATCATATTATAATGTTTACTAG
- the murT gene encoding lipid II isoglutaminyl synthase subunit MurT — MRQWTAINMAKIARKASRATGRKGTDLPGQVARKIDQNILRKLASRVDEVVFVSGTNGKTTTSNLIGHTLKANDIKIIHNNEGANMAAGITSAFIVQSTPQTQIAIIEIDEGSIPRVLNEMTPTKMVFTNFFRDQMDRFGEIDIMVNRIISAIQNKGIQLLLNADDPFVTRLKIASDHVTYYGMQAHAYDFEQSTMNESRYCPNCGSLLNYSHIHYNQLGHYTCHCGFKRETPQYEISSFTVDPFIEMTVNDTTFNMKIAGDFNAYNALGAYTVLRELGLNDESIRKGFESYTSDNGRMQYFEKGQKKALINLAKNPAGMNASIAMGEKLDESKIYVLSLNDFAADGRDTSWIYDADFEKLNEQTIEAIIVTGSRAEELQLRLKLAEVTAPIILEKDIHKATALTMDYNSFTVAIPNYTSLAPMLEQLNRSFKEVD; from the coding sequence ATGAGACAATGGACAGCAATTAATATGGCAAAGATCGCAAGAAAAGCAAGTCGCGCAACAGGGCGTAAAGGGACAGATTTACCAGGTCAAGTTGCGCGCAAAATTGATCAAAATATTTTACGTAAATTGGCTAGTCGAGTGGATGAAGTTGTGTTTGTCAGTGGTACAAATGGTAAAACAACGACATCTAACTTAATCGGTCATACGCTAAAAGCAAATGATATCAAAATTATTCATAACAATGAAGGTGCGAATATGGCTGCTGGTATTACATCAGCTTTCATCGTCCAATCGACACCTCAAACTCAAATTGCCATCATTGAAATTGATGAAGGCTCTATTCCACGTGTATTAAATGAAATGACACCTACAAAAATGGTGTTTACAAACTTTTTTAGAGACCAAATGGACCGTTTTGGTGAAATTGACATTATGGTAAATAGGATTATTTCAGCGATTCAAAATAAAGGGATTCAGCTGTTATTAAATGCCGATGATCCATTTGTCACACGCTTAAAAATCGCAAGTGATCATGTCACATATTATGGTATGCAAGCCCATGCATATGACTTTGAACAGTCAACGATGAATGAAAGTCGATATTGTCCGAACTGTGGGTCATTACTGAACTATTCCCACATTCATTACAATCAGCTCGGTCATTATACATGTCATTGTGGCTTTAAACGTGAAACACCACAATATGAAATTTCTTCATTTACTGTGGACCCGTTTATTGAAATGACGGTCAATGACACTACGTTTAATATGAAAATTGCAGGAGACTTTAACGCATATAATGCACTTGGAGCCTATACAGTATTAAGAGAATTAGGTCTCAACGATGAATCGATTCGTAAAGGCTTTGAATCATACACATCTGATAATGGGCGTATGCAGTATTTCGAAAAAGGACAGAAAAAAGCACTTATTAATTTGGCGAAAAATCCTGCTGGCATGAATGCATCAATTGCTATGGGAGAAAAGTTAGATGAATCAAAAATTTATGTTTTGAGCCTCAATGATTTTGCGGCTGATGGTAGAGATACGTCATGGATTTATGACGCTGACTTTGAAAAGCTGAATGAGCAAACGATAGAAGCAATTATTGTGACAGGCTCACGCGCAGAAGAATTGCAATTGCGATTAAAGCTTGCGGAAGTGACAGCACCTATCATTTTAGAAAAAGATATTCATAAAGCAACTGCGCTGACGATGGACTACAATAGCTTTACGGTTGCGATTCCGAACTACACATCTTTAGCACCAATGCTTGAACAACTGAACCGTTCATTTAAGGAGGTTGATTAA
- a CDS encoding ATP-binding protein, producing MINNKERLSNLTRLLREMKMSVMADHLSDIYTNQSNQNLSTLDILEKIIIEESDTRLRNKKERYRKAANLSVINARLENLIYSSKRKLKPETIEQLSTNDYILYNNNVIIQGATGTGKSYLACALINHAIDNGHTGLFFRMTDLLSKLQQAEYNNTLDRLLKKLGRADILVIDDFLLTNTTEQEQKYLMEVFEIRSREKSLILCSQMTSVEWHKKLGGGAIADAILDRAVSKSYKIFLEGESLRKIK from the coding sequence ATGATAAATAATAAAGAAAGATTAAGTAACCTAACAAGATTATTAAGAGAAATGAAAATGTCTGTTATGGCAGATCATTTAAGTGATATCTATACTAATCAAAGTAATCAAAACCTATCCACTTTAGATATATTAGAAAAAATAATAATAGAAGAATCAGATACTAGATTAAGGAATAAAAAAGAGAGATATAGAAAAGCTGCGAATTTATCTGTGATTAATGCAAGATTAGAGAATTTAATCTATTCATCCAAAAGAAAATTGAAACCTGAAACGATTGAACAGCTATCTACTAATGACTATATTCTTTACAATAATAATGTCATTATTCAGGGCGCCACCGGCACTGGCAAAAGCTATCTAGCCTGCGCATTAATCAACCACGCAATTGACAATGGACATACAGGGTTATTTTTTAGAATGACTGATTTACTAAGTAAATTACAACAAGCTGAATATAATAATACGTTGGATAGATTATTAAAGAAACTTGGAAGAGCTGATATTTTAGTAATTGATGATTTCTTATTAACTAATACAACTGAACAAGAACAAAAGTATTTAATGGAAGTGTTTGAAATAAGAAGCCGCGAAAAGTCATTAATACTTTGTTCGCAAATGACTTCTGTAGAATGGCATAAGAAATTAGGCGGTGGAGCCATCGCAGATGCGATTTTAGATAGAGCTGTATCAAAGTCATATAAAATATTTTTAGAGGGTGAATCATTGAGAAAAATTAAATAG